From Neisseria musculi, the proteins below share one genomic window:
- a CDS encoding PFL family protein codes for MSKIQSNEILETVRMVADQHFDVRTITIGIDLHDCISSNLDELNRNIYNKITHTGKDLVQTAAYLSAKYGVPIVNQRISVTPIAQIAAATKADSYVSVAQTLDRAAKAIGVSFIGGFSALVQKGMSPADEILIRSIPEAMKTTDIVCSSINIGSTRAGINMDAVRLAGEIIKETAEITPEGFGCAKIVVFCNAVEDNPFMAGAFHGSGEAGAVINVGVSGPGVVKAALEHSDARTLTEVAEVVKKTAFKITRVGELIGHEAAKRLNIPFGILDLSLAPTPAVGDSVARILEQMGLSVCGTHGTTAALALLNDAVKKGGMMASGAVGGLSGAFIPVSEDEGMIAAAESGILTLEKLEAMTAVCSVGLDMVAVPGTTSAATLSGIIADEAAIGMINGKTTAVRIIPVPGKDVGDSVEFGGLLGYAPIMPVKEGSCEVFVKRGGRIPAPVQSMKN; via the coding sequence ATGAGCAAAATACAGTCCAACGAAATTCTCGAAACCGTGCGCATGGTGGCCGACCAGCATTTCGATGTGCGCACCATCACCATCGGCATCGATTTGCACGACTGCATCAGCAGCAATCTCGATGAACTCAACCGCAATATCTACAATAAAATCACCCATACCGGCAAAGATTTGGTTCAGACGGCCGCCTATCTTTCGGCCAAATACGGCGTGCCGATTGTGAACCAGCGCATTTCGGTAACGCCCATCGCCCAAATCGCCGCCGCCACCAAAGCCGATTCGTATGTGAGCGTGGCACAAACCCTCGACCGCGCCGCGAAAGCCATCGGCGTATCGTTTATCGGCGGCTTTTCCGCGCTGGTGCAGAAAGGCATGTCGCCGGCAGACGAAATCCTTATACGCTCGATTCCCGAAGCCATGAAAACCACCGACATCGTATGCAGCTCCATCAATATCGGCAGCACCCGCGCGGGCATCAATATGGACGCGGTGCGCTTGGCAGGCGAAATCATCAAAGAAACCGCCGAAATCACGCCCGAAGGCTTCGGCTGCGCTAAAATCGTGGTGTTTTGCAATGCGGTGGAAGACAATCCCTTTATGGCGGGGGCATTTCACGGCTCGGGCGAAGCCGGTGCGGTGATTAATGTGGGCGTATCCGGCCCCGGCGTGGTCAAGGCCGCGCTGGAGCATTCCGATGCGCGCACCTTAACCGAAGTGGCCGAAGTGGTGAAAAAAACAGCCTTCAAAATCACCCGCGTAGGTGAGTTAATCGGCCACGAAGCCGCCAAACGCCTGAACATTCCGTTCGGCATTCTCGATTTGTCGCTCGCGCCCACACCGGCTGTCGGCGATTCGGTGGCGCGCATCCTCGAGCAAATGGGTTTGAGCGTGTGCGGCACCCACGGCACTACCGCCGCGCTGGCGCTGTTGAACGATGCCGTGAAAAAAGGCGGCATGATGGCTTCGGGCGCGGTGGGCGGTTTGAGCGGCGCGTTTATTCCCGTGTCGGAAGACGAGGGCATGATTGCCGCCGCCGAATCGGGCATACTCACGCTGGAGAAGCTCGAAGCCATGACCGCCGTGTGCTCGGTCGGGCTGGATATGGTGGCCGTGCCCGGCACCACATCGGCGGCCACCCTTTCCGGCATCATCGCCGATGAAGCCGCTATCGGCATGATTAACGGCAAAACCACCGCCGTGCGCATTATTCCCGTGCCCGGCAAAGATGTGGGCGACAGCGTAGAGTTCGGCGGCCTGTTGGGCTATGCACCGATTATGCCGGTGAAAGAAGGCTCGTGCGAAGTGTTTGTGAAGCGCGGCGGGCGTATTCCCGCGCCGGTGCAGTCGATGAAAAACTGA
- a CDS encoding ACT domain-containing protein, giving the protein MSHSVITVIGKDRVGIVYDVSKILAEHKLNILNISQQLMDDFFTMIILVNTAQCPKTRQEMLDLFAGEGKRLALDIRMQNEEIFNAMHRI; this is encoded by the coding sequence ATGAGCCATTCAGTGATTACCGTTATCGGCAAAGACCGTGTCGGCATCGTTTACGATGTATCCAAAATTTTGGCCGAACACAAGCTCAACATTCTTAACATCAGCCAGCAGTTGATGGACGATTTTTTCACCATGATTATTTTGGTGAATACCGCCCAATGCCCGAAAACGCGCCAAGAGATGCTGGATTTGTTTGCCGGAGAAGGCAAAAGGCTGGCGCTGGACATCCGTATGCAAAACGAAGAAATCTTCAACGCCATGCACCGCATTTAA
- a CDS encoding cell division protein ZipA C-terminal FtsZ-binding domain-containing protein, translated as MIIIVLVLAVILGVIAYNMYQENQYRRQVREQFGHSDKDALMGSKTDFVRDGQSQDQAGAPIRPLRHKDISGQEAFGGKDDLFAAKVSEAAAGKPDVEFEVEDDFTETVIRPEVKPADAVFDFKKIAAPVFSQTKLQGKRKLLLDLNDLTKLELPWFDHRFDYMAYISLHEAQELHSIPRLSSRHRFQIAGCTMDGRFQIAEPIPSVYYQGFVIGLQAISRSGLATVQELESFGGQVNRFAEKMNGGLLLTDVETFLNTARPLDELCARVDQTIAMHLVSRGTVSGTELRAAVENLGFELGVDGAFHLSDEQGDPLFSIITLDNAPFTSSLLANQAYRGFSMLFDIPHVPAGEKQFNRFMDLAVKLSSTLGLDLVNDKLEELSTQWLKDVRSYVLARQDEMQKVGIEPGGVLSKRLFS; from the coding sequence CTGATTATCATCGTTCTCGTGCTCGCTGTTATTTTGGGCGTGATTGCCTATAATATGTATCAGGAAAACCAATACCGCAGGCAGGTGCGCGAGCAGTTCGGCCATTCCGATAAAGATGCCCTGATGGGCAGCAAAACCGATTTCGTGCGCGACGGCCAATCACAAGACCAGGCCGGCGCGCCCATCCGCCCCCTGCGCCATAAGGATATTTCCGGGCAGGAAGCCTTCGGCGGCAAAGACGATTTGTTTGCCGCCAAAGTTTCCGAAGCGGCAGCGGGCAAGCCCGATGTGGAATTTGAAGTGGAAGACGATTTCACTGAAACCGTTATCCGACCCGAAGTCAAACCCGCTGATGCTGTTTTCGACTTTAAAAAAATAGCGGCACCGGTGTTTTCGCAAACCAAACTGCAAGGCAAACGCAAACTGCTGCTTGATCTGAACGATCTTACCAAGCTCGAGCTGCCCTGGTTCGACCACCGTTTCGACTATATGGCCTATATCTCGCTGCACGAAGCGCAGGAGCTGCATTCGATTCCCCGCCTTTCCAGCCGCCACCGCTTTCAAATCGCCGGCTGCACCATGGACGGCCGCTTCCAAATCGCCGAGCCGATTCCCAGCGTTTACTACCAGGGTTTCGTTATCGGCCTGCAAGCCATCAGCCGCAGCGGCCTGGCCACCGTGCAGGAGCTTGAAAGCTTCGGCGGCCAGGTGAACCGGTTTGCCGAAAAAATGAACGGCGGCCTGCTGCTTACCGATGTGGAAACGTTTTTGAACACCGCGCGCCCGCTTGACGAATTGTGCGCCCGCGTAGACCAAACCATTGCCATGCACCTTGTTTCGCGCGGCACAGTCAGCGGCACCGAGCTGCGCGCCGCCGTGGAAAATCTCGGTTTCGAGTTGGGGGTGGACGGCGCATTTCATTTGTCTGACGAGCAGGGCGATCCGCTGTTCAGCATCATCACGCTCGACAATGCCCCCTTTACTTCCAGCCTGCTTGCCAACCAGGCCTACCGGGGTTTCAGCATGCTGTTCGACATCCCCCATGTGCCTGCCGGCGAAAAACAATTCAACCGCTTCATGGATTTGGCGGTGAAACTTTCCAGCACGCTGGGCTTGGATCTGGTAAACGACAAACTCGAAGAGCTTTCCACCCAGTGGCTCAAAGATGTGCGCAGCTATGTGTTGGCGCGTCAGGATGAAATGCAGAAAGTGGGCATTGAGCCGGGCGGTGTATTGTCGAAACGCCTGTTTTCCTGA
- the ampD gene encoding 1,6-anhydro-N-acetylmuramyl-L-alanine amidase AmpD, producing MMDNWQQGWWLPARRADSPNFSPRENGETVSLVVLHNISLPPFEYGTGAVEKLFTNRINPKEHPFFSAIHPLRVSSHFFIDRKGAAVQFVSCDDAAYHAGVSSFRGRGKCNAFSIGIELEGCDFEPFTDVQYQSLNILLRALAARYPIEAVTGHQYIAPGRKSDPGHFFDWVRVAEGGIAIVR from the coding sequence ATGATGGACAACTGGCAACAAGGTTGGTGGCTGCCCGCGCGGCGTGCCGACTCCCCCAATTTCAGCCCCCGGGAAAACGGAGAAACCGTTTCGCTGGTGGTTTTGCACAATATTTCGCTGCCCCCGTTTGAATACGGCACGGGCGCGGTGGAAAAGCTGTTTACCAACCGCATCAATCCAAAAGAGCACCCGTTTTTCAGCGCGATACACCCATTGCGCGTATCCAGCCACTTCTTTATCGACCGCAAAGGCGCAGCCGTGCAGTTTGTTTCGTGCGATGATGCGGCCTACCATGCGGGCGTTTCTTCGTTTCGCGGGCGCGGAAAATGCAATGCGTTTTCTATAGGCATCGAATTGGAAGGCTGCGATTTTGAACCTTTTACCGATGTTCAGTATCAATCGTTAAATATTCTTCTGCGCGCGCTGGCGGCACGCTATCCGATAGAGGCGGTTACCGGCCACCAATACATCGCGCCGGGCCGCAAAAGCGACCCCGGACATTTTTTCGATTGGGTGCGTGTGGCGGAGGGCGGCATCGCAATCGTGCGCTGA
- the mltG gene encoding endolytic transglycosylase MltG, with the protein MLKKLLKRLAAAFILLAAVWAGLLFAPKNNEKAYRLKIEKNQGIASVGRKLAENDMVYSRHALISAAYLLGVHNRLRTGSYRLPKQVSSWQILQHLRGGRPDSITVRITEGMRFAQMRRIINETHDIEHTTRSWSNEKLMQEIAPDAPAGNPEGLFFPDSYEIDAGSSDIQIYKTAYRTMQRNLQAAWDERRSGLPYQTPYEMLIMASIIEKETAHENDRRHVAAVFANRLATGMRLQTDPSVIYGMGDAYQGRIRKADLQRDTPYNTYTRAGLTPTPIALPGKAALEAAAHPSAEKYLYFVSRMDGTGQSQFSHTLSEHNAAVRKYILKK; encoded by the coding sequence ATGCTGAAAAAATTGTTGAAACGGCTTGCCGCCGCTTTTATTTTGCTTGCCGCCGTTTGGGCGGGCCTATTGTTTGCGCCGAAAAACAATGAAAAAGCCTATCGTCTGAAAATAGAAAAAAACCAGGGCATTGCCTCAGTGGGCCGCAAACTGGCCGAAAACGATATGGTTTACAGCCGCCACGCATTGATCTCGGCAGCCTATCTATTGGGTGTACACAACCGCCTGCGCACCGGCTCCTACCGCCTGCCCAAGCAGGTTTCCTCATGGCAGATTCTGCAGCACCTGCGCGGCGGCCGCCCCGATTCCATAACCGTGCGCATCACCGAAGGCATGCGCTTTGCACAAATGCGCCGCATCATCAACGAAACCCACGATATCGAACACACCACCCGCAGCTGGAGCAATGAAAAGCTGATGCAGGAAATCGCCCCCGATGCGCCGGCCGGCAACCCTGAAGGGCTGTTTTTCCCCGACAGCTATGAAATCGATGCAGGCAGCAGCGATATTCAGATTTACAAAACCGCCTACCGGACCATGCAGCGCAACCTGCAAGCCGCATGGGACGAGCGGCGCAGCGGGCTTCCCTATCAAACCCCTTACGAAATGCTGATTATGGCCAGCATCATAGAAAAAGAAACCGCCCACGAAAACGACCGCCGCCATGTTGCCGCCGTGTTTGCCAACCGCCTCGCCACCGGTATGCGCCTGCAAACCGACCCCAGCGTGATTTACGGCATGGGCGATGCCTACCAAGGCCGCATCCGCAAAGCCGATTTGCAGCGCGACACCCCCTACAACACCTACACCCGCGCAGGGCTCACCCCCACACCGATTGCGTTGCCCGGCAAAGCCGCGCTGGAAGCCGCCGCCCACCCTTCTGCCGAAAAATACCTCTATTTCGTTTCGAGAATGGACGGAACAGGCCAGAGCCAGTTCAGCCACACCCTCAGCGAACACAACGCCGCCGTACGCAAATACATTCTGAAAAAATAA
- the tmk gene encoding dTMP kinase, translating into MQAQFITLDGIDGAGKSTNLAVIQNWFETRNLPVLFTREPGGTPVGEALRKILLNPATQAGLRTETLMMFAARCQHIESVIAPALARGTNVVSDRFTDATFAYQGGGRGVPPADIAALENWVQGSLRPDLTILLDVPLKVSMQRIGRNRKKDRFEQEEAAFFTRVRAAYLNRAAADPGRYAVIDSNRTHEAVQQSIEAALNKHFRLRPKSLL; encoded by the coding sequence ATGCAGGCACAATTCATCACACTTGACGGCATTGACGGCGCAGGCAAATCCACCAACCTCGCCGTGATTCAAAACTGGTTTGAAACCCGCAACCTGCCCGTACTGTTCACCCGCGAACCGGGCGGCACACCCGTGGGCGAAGCCTTACGCAAAATCCTGCTCAACCCCGCCACCCAAGCCGGCTTGCGCACCGAAACGCTGATGATGTTTGCCGCGCGCTGCCAGCACATCGAAAGCGTGATCGCCCCCGCACTGGCGCGCGGCACAAACGTCGTGTCCGACCGCTTCACCGATGCCACCTTCGCCTACCAGGGCGGCGGACGCGGCGTGCCGCCGGCCGATATCGCCGCGCTCGAAAACTGGGTTCAGGGCAGCCTGCGCCCCGATTTGACCATTCTGCTCGATGTGCCGCTGAAAGTTTCCATGCAGCGCATCGGCCGCAACCGCAAAAAAGACCGCTTCGAACAGGAAGAAGCCGCTTTCTTTACCCGCGTGCGCGCTGCTTATCTCAACCGCGCCGCCGCCGATCCCGGGCGTTACGCGGTCATCGACAGCAACCGCACACACGAAGCCGTGCAGCAATCTATCGAAGCCGCGTTAAACAAACATTTCCGGCTCAGACCCAAATCCCTCCTATAA
- a CDS encoding heavy-metal-associated domain-containing protein — METITLNIGGMTCGGCVKSVTKVLEQLNGVGRVEVSLENAAALIIYDAGKIQTAALIGAVEGAGFDVSL; from the coding sequence ATGGAAACCATCACCCTGAATATCGGCGGCATGACCTGCGGCGGCTGTGTCAAAAGCGTTACCAAAGTTTTAGAACAGTTAAACGGCGTGGGCAGAGTCGAAGTGAGTTTGGAAAATGCCGCTGCCCTGATTATTTACGATGCCGGTAAAATACAAACTGCCGCCTTAATCGGAGCGGTGGAAGGCGCAGGATTCGATGTTTCTTTATGA
- a CDS encoding heavy metal translocating P-type ATPase: protein MQQKVRFHISGMTCQACASRIEKVLNKKDFVQTASVNFASEEAQVVFDNSRTDAAALAQIITQAGFNAQEKTAAAPLPSENHTDWRLWLLLAVNVPFLIGMAGMMVGHHDWMMPALWQFALASVVQLWLAVPFYKSAWASIKGGLANMDVLVTIGTAAIYLYSVWMMFRHGGMGHHGGEHVYFEAGVMVVGFVSLGKFLEHRTKKSSLDSLGLLLKLTPHQVNVERGGQWQHLPLDQVQAGDLIRAGHGERIAADGIVESGSGWADESHLTGESQPEAKTAGSKVLAGAMITDGSMVYRALRLGSQTLLGDMMAALSEAQGSKAPIARVADKAAAVFVPAVVGIAALTFILTWLFKGDWIPAMINAVAVLVIACPCALGLATPAAIMAGMGKAAKHGIWFKDAAAMEAAARVNVVVLDKTGTLTEGRPEVAAVYLRPFENLPGAFAVDENELYRLAASVGQNAAHPLARAIVQTASARGITLPLAGNVHTEAGAGVKADIDGIGEVKIGKPDYCGLTLPKNLGPVWKTASIVAVSANGRALGAFALADRLKADSKQAVGRLKAHGIEVYMMSGDNQGVADYIAAQLGISRAFGNMSPRGKAAEVQKLKAAGNTVAMVGDGINDAPALAAADVGFAMKNGADIAEHTASATLMQHSANQMVDALLISRATLTNIKQNLFFAFFYNISGIPLAALGLLSPVVAGAAMALSSISVLGNALRLKRVKIDGSESR, encoded by the coding sequence ATGCAACAGAAAGTCCGCTTCCACATCAGCGGCATGACCTGCCAGGCCTGCGCGAGCCGCATTGAGAAAGTGTTGAACAAAAAAGATTTTGTTCAGACGGCCTCGGTGAACTTTGCCAGCGAAGAAGCGCAGGTGGTGTTCGACAACAGCCGCACCGATGCGGCCGCACTGGCGCAAATCATCACCCAAGCAGGTTTTAACGCGCAGGAAAAAACCGCCGCCGCCCCGCTGCCGTCTGAAAACCATACCGACTGGCGTTTGTGGCTGCTGCTGGCCGTCAATGTGCCGTTTCTCATCGGCATGGCAGGCATGATGGTGGGGCACCATGATTGGATGATGCCTGCCTTGTGGCAGTTTGCGCTGGCCAGCGTGGTGCAGCTTTGGCTCGCTGTTCCGTTTTACAAAAGCGCATGGGCGAGCATTAAAGGCGGGCTGGCGAATATGGACGTGCTGGTTACGATCGGCACGGCGGCGATTTACCTTTATTCGGTGTGGATGATGTTCCGCCACGGCGGTATGGGGCATCACGGCGGAGAGCACGTTTATTTTGAAGCCGGTGTGATGGTTGTCGGCTTCGTGAGTCTCGGCAAATTTCTCGAACACCGCACGAAAAAATCCAGCCTCGACAGCCTCGGCCTGCTGCTGAAACTCACGCCGCACCAAGTGAATGTGGAACGCGGCGGCCAATGGCAGCACCTGCCGCTCGACCAAGTGCAGGCAGGCGATTTGATCCGCGCCGGCCACGGCGAGCGCATCGCGGCAGACGGCATCGTTGAGAGCGGCAGCGGCTGGGCCGATGAAAGCCATTTAACCGGCGAATCGCAGCCCGAAGCAAAAACCGCCGGCAGCAAAGTGCTGGCCGGCGCCATGATAACCGATGGCAGCATGGTTTACCGCGCCCTCCGACTCGGCAGCCAAACCCTGCTCGGCGACATGATGGCCGCTCTGTCCGAGGCGCAAGGCAGCAAAGCACCGATTGCCCGGGTGGCCGACAAAGCAGCGGCGGTTTTCGTGCCCGCCGTGGTCGGTATCGCCGCGCTCACTTTTATCTTAACCTGGCTGTTCAAAGGCGATTGGATACCCGCGATGATAAACGCCGTGGCCGTGCTGGTCATCGCCTGCCCGTGTGCGCTTGGTTTGGCCACGCCCGCCGCGATTATGGCCGGCATGGGCAAGGCGGCGAAACACGGTATTTGGTTTAAAGACGCCGCCGCCATGGAAGCAGCCGCCCGCGTCAACGTGGTGGTGCTGGATAAAACCGGCACCCTCACCGAAGGCAGACCCGAAGTGGCGGCGGTATATCTGCGGCCGTTTGAAAACCTGCCCGGGGCTTTCGCCGTTGATGAAAACGAACTTTACCGCCTCGCCGCCTCGGTCGGGCAAAATGCTGCGCACCCGCTCGCCCGCGCCATCGTTCAGACGGCCTCGGCACGCGGCATCACCCTGCCCCTCGCCGGCAACGTGCACACCGAAGCCGGCGCAGGCGTGAAAGCCGATATAGACGGCATCGGCGAAGTGAAAATAGGCAAGCCGGACTATTGCGGCCTCACGCTGCCCAAAAACCTTGGCCCGGTGTGGAAAACCGCCAGCATCGTTGCCGTGTCGGCAAACGGCCGCGCCCTCGGTGCCTTTGCGCTGGCCGACCGGCTCAAAGCCGACAGCAAACAGGCCGTAGGCCGTCTGAAAGCACACGGCATCGAGGTGTATATGATGAGCGGCGACAATCAGGGCGTTGCCGACTATATCGCCGCGCAATTGGGCATAAGCCGTGCTTTCGGCAATATGAGCCCGCGCGGCAAAGCTGCCGAAGTGCAGAAGCTCAAAGCCGCCGGCAACACCGTGGCCATGGTGGGCGACGGCATCAACGATGCCCCCGCACTGGCCGCTGCCGATGTCGGTTTCGCCATGAAAAACGGTGCCGATATAGCCGAACACACCGCCTCGGCCACGTTGATGCAACACTCGGCCAACCAAATGGTCGATGCCCTGCTGATTTCGCGCGCTACCCTGACAAACATCAAGCAAAACCTGTTTTTCGCCTTTTTCTACAATATATCGGGCATTCCGCTGGCAGCCCTAGGCCTGCTCAGCCCGGTGGTTGCCGGCGCGGCCATGGCCCTAAGCTCGATTTCGGTGCTCGGCAATGCCCTGCGCCTGAAACGGGTGAAGATTGACGGCAGTGAATCACGATAA
- the recN gene encoding DNA repair protein RecN, producing MLLALSLCDFVIVEKLNLNFQTGFTVLTGETGAGKSITLDALGLLLGDKADFSQVRTGAREARLSALFDISGLPALQAQLYEQGLLEAGSEELSIRRIIDAKGKSRSFINNQAATLAQLKAIGSRLIDIHGQNTHHSLNQESAQRQLLDAFAGAQEQAGAVKQLYQSWSNARKALHEAQNHAENTAIERERVAWQCNELEQLDLRHGEWESLNQSHHGLAHAAELLQAAEQVSEYIDGDNGMQRQLYQCQKLLGSLQNIEPRFAESLEMLAAVEAELGEIGANMRDVSNRVEINPDELAEQERRMGALMSMARKYRVEPEYLPAKLEELNQILQNLHEAADIAALEAAAARTEAEYTAAAQKLSAMRTEAAAKLAAETTGHMQQLSMKGAAFNIELLPCPPTAHGLEQVQYQVAANKGSPLRPLNKVASGGELARISLSIQVVTSQYTQVPTLIFDEVDTGIGGGVAETVGRALRSLGKRHQVLAVTHLPQVAACGENHWQVHKHNEGIQTVSEIKVLDNTGRIEEIARMLGGETITDTTRKHAEEMVALAAE from the coding sequence ATGCTGCTGGCGCTTTCATTATGCGACTTCGTGATTGTAGAAAAACTCAACCTCAACTTTCAAACCGGCTTCACCGTGCTCACCGGCGAAACCGGGGCGGGCAAATCCATCACGCTCGATGCACTCGGCCTGCTGTTGGGCGACAAAGCCGATTTCAGCCAAGTGCGCACCGGTGCCCGAGAAGCCCGGCTTTCCGCCCTTTTCGACATCAGCGGCCTGCCCGCATTGCAGGCGCAGCTGTATGAACAAGGTTTGCTTGAAGCCGGCAGCGAAGAATTAAGCATACGCCGCATCATCGATGCCAAAGGCAAAAGCCGCAGCTTTATCAACAACCAGGCCGCCACACTCGCGCAGCTCAAAGCCATCGGCAGCCGGCTCATCGATATCCACGGACAAAACACCCACCATTCGCTCAACCAAGAATCTGCGCAGCGGCAATTGCTCGATGCCTTCGCCGGCGCCCAAGAACAAGCCGGGGCGGTGAAACAGCTTTACCAAAGCTGGAGCAATGCCCGCAAAGCCCTGCACGAAGCGCAAAACCACGCCGAAAACACCGCCATCGAACGCGAACGGGTAGCATGGCAATGCAACGAGCTCGAGCAGCTTGATTTGCGCCACGGAGAATGGGAAAGCCTCAACCAAAGCCACCACGGCCTCGCCCACGCCGCCGAATTGTTGCAGGCCGCAGAGCAGGTTTCCGAATATATCGATGGCGACAACGGTATGCAGCGGCAACTCTATCAATGCCAAAAACTCCTGGGCAGCCTGCAAAATATCGAACCGCGCTTTGCCGAAAGCCTCGAAATGCTCGCCGCCGTTGAAGCCGAGCTGGGCGAAATCGGCGCCAATATGCGCGATGTATCCAACCGTGTCGAAATCAATCCCGATGAGCTGGCCGAGCAAGAACGGCGCATGGGCGCATTAATGAGCATGGCGCGCAAATACCGTGTCGAACCCGAATATCTGCCCGCCAAACTCGAAGAACTGAACCAAATCCTGCAAAACCTGCACGAAGCCGCCGACATCGCCGCCCTCGAAGCTGCCGCGGCGCGCACCGAAGCCGAATACACCGCCGCCGCACAGAAACTATCGGCCATGCGCACTGAAGCCGCTGCCAAACTGGCCGCCGAAACCACCGGACATATGCAGCAGTTATCCATGAAAGGTGCAGCCTTCAATATCGAACTGCTGCCCTGCCCGCCCACTGCGCACGGCTTGGAGCAAGTACAATATCAAGTGGCTGCCAACAAGGGCAGCCCCCTGCGTCCGCTCAACAAAGTGGCCTCCGGCGGCGAACTTGCCCGCATCAGCCTTTCTATTCAAGTGGTTACCAGCCAATATACCCAAGTGCCGACACTGATTTTCGATGAAGTAGATACCGGCATCGGCGGAGGTGTGGCCGAAACCGTAGGCCGCGCCCTACGCTCGCTGGGCAAACGGCATCAAGTGCTGGCCGTTACCCACCTGCCGCAAGTGGCCGCCTGCGGAGAAAACCACTGGCAGGTGCACAAACACAACGAAGGCATACAAACTGTCAGCGAAATCAAAGTATTGGATAACACCGGCCGCATCGAAGAAATCGCCCGCATGCTCGGCGGCGAAACCATCACCGACACTACTCGGAAACATGCAGAAGAAATGGTGGCGTTGGCGGCAGAATAA
- a CDS encoding RidA family protein — protein MTVQYFGQTARLSEAVVANGFVFLAGMVPERTDVGVAEQTRDVLAQIDNWLAQCGSDKKHILEATVFLPDLADYDAMNEAWDAWVVSGYTPARACVQAKLAKPEWKVEIKISAVQIGKQEA, from the coding sequence ATGACTGTGCAATACTTCGGCCAAACAGCGCGCTTGTCGGAGGCTGTTGTAGCCAATGGTTTCGTTTTTTTGGCGGGTATGGTGCCCGAGCGTACCGATGTGGGGGTTGCCGAGCAAACCCGTGATGTGTTGGCGCAAATCGATAATTGGCTGGCACAATGTGGATCCGATAAAAAGCATATTTTGGAGGCCACTGTTTTTTTGCCGGATTTGGCTGATTATGATGCAATGAATGAAGCGTGGGATGCTTGGGTGGTTTCCGGTTATACGCCTGCCCGTGCATGCGTACAGGCTAAGTTGGCTAAGCCGGAATGGAAAGTGGAAATCAAGATTTCTGCGGTACAAATCGGTAAACAGGAAGCATGA